One window of Brachybacterium ginsengisoli genomic DNA carries:
- a CDS encoding VOC family protein, which produces MTPIAPADGTASSGPGAWFRHRGDLVAAFATTDHLQGARLGSRIAELDPDAHVDVRECTVRVRVLGGAEPLQRTEAIDALAREAGAPSSPQSVRLLSVVLETAVPGAAASFWQAVLGYRREQDALVDPLGRRPALILRTVSGAPAPRGRLHLDSTRPDGPEADGAPALGGAFPGGPYGVRAADPEGTIADLLPWGPSAEDPAVSAWHGGFSAQAAWHAPSVPAAAAFAESIAELADGASCPLAIDRRRALVVADSGKDLWETHPGFADLAAAVQAQAHSAGLTEDGTGLGVVQAFLSADSAERIRGFWAAALGYEEDSRDGVLDLVDPLRLGPVLGFQDVDEPLAPLAGDPFHLLLDAPPTVLDKILEAPGLQGAAVREAEPGVRILEDPEGNQLELRRLAPVSSDEAALG; this is translated from the coding sequence ATGACCCCCATCGCACCGGCCGACGGCACGGCATCCTCCGGGCCCGGCGCCTGGTTCCGGCACCGAGGAGATCTCGTCGCGGCCTTCGCCACGACCGACCATCTCCAGGGCGCCCGCCTGGGGAGCCGGATCGCGGAGCTGGACCCCGACGCGCACGTCGACGTCCGTGAGTGCACGGTGCGGGTCCGAGTGCTCGGTGGCGCCGAGCCGCTGCAGCGCACCGAGGCGATCGATGCTCTGGCGCGGGAGGCCGGAGCCCCGTCATCCCCGCAGTCCGTCCGCCTGCTGTCCGTCGTCCTGGAGACCGCCGTCCCGGGGGCGGCCGCGTCCTTCTGGCAGGCCGTCCTCGGGTACCGGCGCGAGCAGGATGCCCTGGTGGACCCGCTGGGGCGGCGTCCTGCCCTGATCCTGCGGACGGTCAGCGGCGCGCCCGCCCCGCGAGGGCGTCTGCACCTGGACTCCACCCGTCCCGACGGACCGGAGGCCGACGGCGCTCCGGCTCTCGGAGGTGCCTTCCCCGGCGGTCCGTACGGCGTCCGCGCCGCCGATCCGGAGGGCACCATCGCGGACCTCCTCCCGTGGGGACCGAGCGCCGAGGACCCCGCGGTCTCCGCCTGGCACGGAGGGTTCTCCGCCCAGGCGGCGTGGCATGCACCCTCCGTCCCGGCGGCCGCAGCCTTCGCCGAGTCGATCGCGGAGCTCGCGGATGGTGCGTCCTGCCCGCTCGCGATCGACCGCCGAAGGGCCCTGGTGGTGGCCGACTCCGGCAAGGACTTGTGGGAGACCCATCCGGGCTTCGCCGACCTGGCCGCTGCCGTGCAGGCTCAAGCACATTCCGCCGGGCTGACCGAGGACGGCACCGGGCTCGGCGTCGTCCAGGCGTTCCTCTCCGCCGATTCCGCCGAGCGGATCCGCGGGTTCTGGGCTGCGGCGCTCGGCTACGAGGAGGACTCCCGGGACGGGGTGCTGGACCTCGTGGATCCGCTCCGCCTCGGACCCGTCCTCGGCTTCCAGGACGTCGACGAGCCGCTCGCCCCGCTGGCCGGGGACCCGTTCCATCTGCTCCTCGACGCCCCGCCGACGGTCCTCGACAAGATCCTCGAGGCGCCGGGCCTCCAGGGGGCAGCGGTCCGCGAGGCGGAACCGGGCGTCCGGATCCTCGAGGACCCGGAGGGGAACCAGCTCGAGCTTCGCCGTCTCGCTCCCGTCTCCTCGGACGAGGCCGCCCTCGGATGA
- the aroC gene encoding chorismate synthase — MLRWLTAGESHGPSLISLLDGVPAGIELTSDDLKAALARRRLGHGRGSRQKFEQDVLTVHGGLRHGRTLGSPLAIEVANSEWPKWEKVMSADPVPREDLLVDAGTGDEREIARNRPLSRPRPGHADLSGMLKYGFDEARPILERASARETAARVVAGQVAAALLEQAAGIRLVSHTLQVGTVRVPEDAALPTPEDSAALDADPLRCFHPATSAAMVAEVDAAKSDGDTLGGVVEVLAYGSPVGLGSHIQWDRRLDGRLAQAIMSIQAMKGVEIGDGFATAARRGSAAHDEILAAQGAGADGSGTYPRVTNRAGGVEGGMTNGQVIRVRGALKPISTVPRALRTVDVSTGEQTTANHQRSDTCAVAPAAVIAEAVVALTLADALLEKTGGDSVAEIRAHLEGTRDLQSALTDRRPDTAP; from the coding sequence ATGTTGCGCTGGCTCACGGCCGGGGAATCCCACGGCCCCTCCCTCATCTCCCTGCTCGACGGCGTCCCGGCCGGCATCGAGCTGACCAGTGACGATCTGAAGGCGGCGCTCGCGCGTCGACGCCTGGGCCACGGCCGCGGCAGCCGGCAGAAGTTCGAGCAGGACGTGCTGACCGTCCACGGCGGCCTCCGCCACGGCCGCACCCTCGGCTCGCCGCTCGCGATCGAGGTCGCGAACTCGGAGTGGCCCAAATGGGAGAAGGTCATGAGCGCGGACCCCGTGCCGCGCGAGGACCTGCTGGTCGACGCCGGCACCGGCGACGAGCGCGAGATCGCCCGCAACCGCCCGCTGTCGCGCCCCCGTCCCGGTCACGCGGACCTCTCGGGGATGCTGAAGTACGGCTTCGACGAGGCCCGGCCGATCCTCGAGCGTGCGAGCGCCCGGGAGACGGCCGCCCGTGTGGTGGCCGGCCAGGTGGCCGCGGCGCTGCTCGAGCAGGCCGCCGGCATCCGCCTCGTCTCCCACACCCTGCAGGTCGGCACGGTGCGCGTGCCCGAGGACGCCGCGCTGCCCACGCCGGAGGACTCCGCGGCGCTCGACGCCGATCCGCTGCGCTGCTTCCACCCGGCGACCTCCGCCGCGATGGTCGCCGAGGTCGACGCCGCCAAGTCCGACGGCGACACCCTCGGCGGAGTGGTCGAGGTGCTCGCCTACGGGTCCCCCGTGGGCCTCGGCTCCCACATCCAGTGGGACCGTCGGCTCGACGGCCGGCTCGCCCAGGCGATCATGTCCATCCAGGCCATGAAGGGCGTGGAGATCGGCGACGGCTTCGCGACGGCCGCCCGCCGCGGCTCCGCGGCGCATGACGAGATCCTCGCCGCCCAGGGAGCCGGGGCCGACGGCTCGGGAACCTACCCGCGCGTGACCAACCGCGCCGGCGGCGTCGAGGGCGGCATGACCAACGGACAGGTCATCCGCGTGCGCGGCGCCCTGAAGCCGATCTCCACGGTCCCGCGCGCGCTGCGCACCGTCGACGTCTCCACCGGCGAGCAGACCACCGCCAACCACCAGCGCTCCGACACCTGCGCCGTCGCCCCGGCCGCCGTCATCGCCGAGGCCGTGGTGGCTCTCACCCTGGCCGATGCGCTGCTGGAGAAGACCGGAGGCGACTCCGTGGCCGAGATCCGTGCCCACCTGGAGGGGACCAGGGATCTGCAGTCGGCGCTGACCGACCGCCGTCCGGACACCGCCCCGTGA
- the coaE gene encoding dephospho-CoA kinase (Dephospho-CoA kinase (CoaE) performs the final step in coenzyme A biosynthesis.) yields MPPSTSPLRLGLTGGIGSGKSTVAEIWRRAGHRVIDLDAHSRRVLDVPGDGVEAAVARFGEEFRGSGGTIDRAAMARLVFADPAARGDLERIVLTRVDTAVAEEEVAAASAGEPLVVHDSPLLLEKGREAEYAAVVVVLARREDRIERVVRDRGRDRGYVESIMAAQVTDLERIRRADRLILNTAGRDALERRSLHALAAALGALGALEDSALR; encoded by the coding sequence ATGCCTCCCTCCACCTCACCGCTGCGCCTGGGCCTCACCGGCGGGATCGGCTCCGGCAAGTCCACCGTGGCCGAGATCTGGCGCCGTGCCGGGCACCGGGTGATCGATCTGGACGCCCATTCGCGGCGGGTGCTGGACGTGCCCGGCGACGGCGTCGAGGCGGCCGTCGCCCGCTTCGGCGAGGAGTTCCGCGGGTCGGGCGGGACCATCGACCGGGCGGCCATGGCCCGGCTCGTCTTCGCCGACCCCGCCGCCCGGGGGGACCTCGAGAGGATCGTCCTGACCCGCGTCGACACGGCGGTCGCGGAGGAGGAGGTCGCCGCGGCATCGGCGGGGGAGCCCCTCGTGGTCCACGACAGCCCCCTGCTGCTCGAGAAGGGTCGGGAGGCGGAGTACGCGGCGGTCGTCGTCGTGCTCGCCCGACGCGAGGACCGCATCGAGCGGGTGGTGCGCGACCGTGGCAGGGACCGTGGCTACGTCGAGTCGATCATGGCCGCGCAGGTGACCGATCTCGAGCGGATCCGCCGCGCCGACCGACTGATCCTGAACACCGCTGGCCGCGACGCCCTCGAGCGCCGATCGCTCCACGCCCTCGCGGCGGCGCTGGGGGCGCTGGGGGCGCTGGAGGATTCCGCCCTGCGCTGA
- a CDS encoding trimeric intracellular cation channel family protein, with protein sequence MDPLELLITNDVLRVMDLLGVFVMGVAAGALASRLNFDAVGFAVIGITAALGGGIVRDLVLDYGVPAAFAGPWYLTCALAGAGFSYVVAAEGAWWRHVVSVLDITAMSLWAATGTAKSLAYGLDVLPAILLGITSAVGGGVIRDVLVGRIPAIFGGSPLYATGALLTAVLTWVVVALGLPSPLVLIAVAVGSLLAGIAAWRRWTLPGHNEWQVTMSAAQLKRLVRRTRKDERERVARATGTIPVVDASADELAADAAADDVDAAGYEGRIFPGPPAEELPGTVEHERRDESGPRQA encoded by the coding sequence GTGGACCCACTCGAGCTGCTGATCACCAACGACGTGCTGCGCGTCATGGATCTGCTGGGCGTGTTCGTGATGGGCGTCGCCGCCGGGGCGCTCGCCTCGCGGCTGAACTTCGACGCGGTCGGTTTCGCGGTCATCGGCATCACCGCCGCCCTCGGCGGCGGCATCGTGCGCGACCTCGTGCTCGACTACGGCGTCCCCGCCGCGTTCGCCGGTCCCTGGTACCTGACCTGCGCCCTGGCCGGGGCCGGGTTCTCCTACGTCGTCGCCGCGGAGGGCGCCTGGTGGCGTCACGTGGTCTCCGTCCTGGACATCACCGCGATGAGCCTGTGGGCCGCGACCGGCACCGCGAAGTCCCTCGCCTACGGTCTGGACGTCCTCCCCGCGATCCTGCTGGGCATCACCAGCGCGGTCGGAGGCGGCGTGATCCGCGACGTGCTCGTCGGCCGGATCCCCGCCATCTTCGGAGGCAGCCCGCTCTACGCGACCGGTGCCCTGCTCACCGCGGTGCTCACCTGGGTGGTGGTGGCCCTGGGCCTGCCCTCTCCCCTGGTGCTGATCGCGGTCGCCGTCGGATCGCTCCTCGCGGGCATCGCGGCATGGCGCCGTTGGACGCTGCCCGGCCACAACGAGTGGCAGGTGACGATGTCCGCCGCGCAGCTGAAGCGTCTGGTGCGCCGCACCCGCAAGGACGAGCGCGAGCGGGTGGCGCGCGCGACCGGCACGATCCCGGTGGTCGATGCGAGCGCCGACGAGCTCGCCGCCGATGCCGCCGCCGACGACGTCGACGCGGCCGGCTACGAGGGGCGCATCTTCCCCGGGCCCCCTGCTGAGGAGCTCCCCGGCACCGTCGAGCACGAGCGGCGGGACGAGAGCGGCCCGCGACAGGCCTGA
- a CDS encoding shikimate kinase: MTGPLAILIGPMAAGKTSVGRALASRLEVPFADLDALIVEAEGRSIPAIFAAEGEARFREIEAEALARALAEHPGVLSLGGGAPLHPASRERLRGAPVIFLDVDERVAARRISHGTGRPMLQGQDPMARWRELTVERGPVYRELAALRIDSGHGSPSRVARAIVTALQGELTTPLQKETP; this comes from the coding sequence GTGACGGGTCCGCTCGCGATCCTCATCGGCCCGATGGCGGCGGGCAAGACCAGCGTGGGGCGCGCCCTCGCCTCCCGGCTCGAGGTGCCCTTCGCGGATCTCGACGCGCTGATCGTCGAGGCCGAGGGGCGCAGCATCCCGGCCATCTTCGCCGCCGAGGGCGAGGCCCGCTTCCGCGAGATCGAGGCCGAGGCCCTCGCCCGCGCCCTCGCGGAGCATCCCGGTGTGCTGTCCCTGGGCGGCGGGGCCCCGCTGCATCCCGCCTCCCGCGAGCGGCTGCGCGGTGCGCCGGTGATCTTCCTGGACGTCGACGAGAGAGTCGCGGCGCGGCGGATCTCGCACGGCACAGGCCGCCCCATGCTGCAGGGCCAGGATCCGATGGCCCGCTGGCGCGAGCTCACCGTCGAGCGCGGTCCCGTCTACCGCGAGCTCGCAGCACTGCGGATCGACTCCGGCCACGGCTCCCCGTCGCGGGTCGCCCGCGCGATCGTCACCGCCCTGCAGGGCGAACTCACCACCCCGCTTCAGAAGGAGACCCCATGA
- a CDS encoding NUDIX domain-containing protein yields the protein MTRSPIGALLTAGHRARRLWWRVRRPRTYGVKVLLRHPEQPHLVLAVRHSYVDQQRWALPGGRYHPHREGAAAAARREVHEELALPISGDLDLLTTVETRSEGKRDELTLLTGTSATAEMRTSIELREARWVRDDLSDLPEGDPVSRWLRLALAHRTD from the coding sequence GTGACGCGATCACCGATCGGTGCCCTGCTCACGGCCGGGCACCGGGCCCGCAGGCTCTGGTGGCGGGTGCGCCGGCCGCGCACCTACGGGGTGAAGGTGCTCCTGCGTCATCCCGAGCAGCCGCATCTGGTCCTCGCCGTGCGCCACTCCTACGTGGACCAGCAGCGGTGGGCCCTGCCCGGCGGCAGGTACCACCCGCACCGCGAGGGCGCCGCCGCCGCGGCCCGGCGCGAGGTCCACGAGGAGCTCGCCCTGCCCATCTCCGGGGACCTGGACCTCCTCACCACGGTCGAGACACGGAGCGAGGGCAAGCGCGATGAGCTCACCCTGCTCACCGGCACCTCGGCGACCGCCGAGATGAGGACCTCGATCGAGCTGCGTGAGGCGCGGTGGGTCCGGGACGACCTGAGCGACCTGCCCGAGGGGGACCCCGTCTCGCGATGGCTCCGCCTGGCCCTCGCGCACCGGACCGACTGA
- the aroD gene encoding type I 3-dehydroquinate dehydratase, producing MTDEHPVHDTTSPDTTAPDASVPDASVPDETVPETDVRRRTATVRGIELGRARPEVIVPLVGADEEDLLAQAEAAGGTRARILEWRLDRFRPDLEDVGEHREAVLAALPALRGQLGPDRALLATFRTAAEGGARPIADRDLGSLLEALITGRRAGTQSAVDLIDIETSRDERVVARVIAAAHRHGTVVVGSFHDMDTTPPESELVEILRSQRLLGADVPKIAVTPRSPRDVLTLLSASLTAAEDLSGPHIAISMGPLGASSRVAAETFGSAATFASVGEGSAPGQLRAEDVAGMLELLRP from the coding sequence ATGACCGACGAGCATCCCGTCCACGACACGACCTCCCCTGACACGACCGCCCCTGACGCGAGCGTCCCTGATGCGAGCGTCCCCGACGAGACGGTGCCGGAGACGGACGTGCGCCGGCGCACGGCGACCGTGCGCGGCATCGAGCTGGGACGGGCCCGCCCTGAGGTGATCGTCCCGCTGGTGGGCGCTGACGAGGAGGACCTCCTCGCCCAGGCCGAGGCGGCCGGCGGCACCCGGGCCAGGATCCTGGAGTGGCGACTGGACCGGTTCCGGCCGGATCTCGAGGACGTCGGCGAGCACCGGGAGGCGGTGCTCGCGGCCCTCCCGGCACTGCGTGGGCAGCTGGGACCGGACCGGGCGCTGCTGGCCACCTTCCGCACTGCGGCCGAGGGCGGCGCCCGTCCGATCGCCGACCGCGACCTGGGGAGCCTGCTGGAGGCTCTGATCACGGGGCGCCGCGCCGGCACCCAGTCCGCCGTCGACCTGATCGACATCGAGACCTCCCGCGACGAGCGGGTGGTCGCTCGCGTGATCGCCGCCGCGCATCGTCACGGCACCGTGGTGGTGGGCTCCTTCCACGACATGGATACGACGCCGCCCGAGTCGGAGCTGGTCGAGATCCTGCGCTCCCAGCGGCTGCTCGGCGCGGACGTCCCCAAGATCGCGGTGACCCCGCGCAGCCCGCGCGACGTGCTCACCCTGCTCTCGGCGAGCCTCACCGCGGCGGAGGATCTCTCGGGGCCGCACATCGCGATCAGCATGGGGCCCCTGGGGGCGAGCAGCCGGGTCGCCGCCGAGACCTTCGGCAGCGCCGCGACCTTCGCGTCGGTCGGGGAGGGCTCCGCCCCCGGTCAGCTCCGCGCGGAGGACGTTGCGGGAATGCTGGAGCTGCTGCGGCCCTGA
- a CDS encoding AAA family ATPase, producing the protein MEPQRDPAPFLVLRGNSASGKSTVARCVQRALPRGRVAVIGQDHVRRELLWEHDTGQGDTVGLLESMVRHCLGIGRITILEGIFGSERYHAMFDRLLREAPGPALVYYLDVSLPETLRRHAGKSIADEVPAEEVSSWYRVHDVLGAPGEQVLGEELSADEMVAQVLGDLAALGAGAQQTAATEI; encoded by the coding sequence ATGGAGCCCCAGCGAGACCCCGCACCCTTCCTCGTGCTGCGCGGCAACTCCGCCTCCGGGAAGTCCACCGTCGCCCGCTGCGTCCAGCGCGCCCTGCCCCGAGGACGCGTCGCCGTCATCGGCCAGGACCACGTGCGGCGCGAGCTGCTCTGGGAGCACGACACCGGCCAGGGTGACACCGTGGGCCTGCTCGAGTCGATGGTGCGGCACTGCCTCGGGATCGGGCGGATCACGATCCTCGAGGGGATCTTCGGCTCCGAGCGCTACCACGCCATGTTCGACCGGCTCCTGCGCGAGGCACCCGGCCCCGCCCTCGTCTACTACCTCGACGTGAGCCTCCCGGAGACCCTGAGGCGCCATGCGGGCAAGTCCATCGCCGACGAGGTCCCGGCGGAGGAGGTCAGCTCCTGGTACCGGGTGCACGACGTGCTCGGGGCCCCCGGGGAACAGGTGCTGGGGGAGGAGCTCTCCGCCGACGAGATGGTCGCTCAGGTGCTCGGCGACCTGGCCGCGCTCGGCGCGGGCGCCCAGCAGACGGCCGCGACCGAGATCTGA
- the aroB gene encoding 3-dehydroquinate synthase has protein sequence MSTTVIPVTTPTGGYEVHVGRGLLGDLPALVPERVRRVVIVHQPSLREVAETVRAALSDAGRQAFVAEIPDGEEAKTAQVAGFLWGVCGQAEIGRNDLVIGLGGGAATDLAGFVAASWLRGIDVLQVPTTVAAMVDAAVGGKTGINTSEGKNLVGAFHPPIAVVADLDVLGGLGKNDVAAGLAEVVKGGFIADERILEIIEEDPSAVLDVTSEAFREVVERKIRVKAEVVSEDLTEQGRREILNYGHTLAHAIERNERFQWRHGAAVSVGMMFAAELSHLAGKLSEADVDRHRAVLTSLGLPTTYRDRQWPKLEDAMKRDKKTRAGLLRFVVLDRVGKVTRIEGPDPALLLSAYAAITEE, from the coding sequence ATGAGCACCACGGTCATCCCCGTGACCACCCCGACCGGCGGCTACGAGGTGCACGTGGGCCGCGGGCTGCTCGGCGACCTGCCGGCCCTCGTGCCCGAGCGCGTGCGCCGGGTCGTCATCGTGCACCAGCCCAGCCTGCGCGAGGTGGCGGAGACGGTGCGCGCCGCACTCTCCGACGCCGGCCGGCAGGCCTTCGTCGCCGAGATCCCGGACGGCGAGGAGGCGAAGACCGCCCAGGTCGCGGGCTTCCTCTGGGGAGTGTGCGGACAGGCGGAGATCGGACGGAACGACCTGGTGATCGGCCTCGGCGGCGGCGCCGCGACCGATCTGGCCGGCTTCGTCGCCGCGTCCTGGCTGCGCGGCATCGACGTCCTGCAGGTGCCCACCACGGTCGCCGCCATGGTCGACGCCGCCGTCGGCGGGAAGACCGGCATCAACACCTCCGAGGGCAAGAACCTCGTCGGTGCCTTCCATCCGCCGATCGCCGTGGTCGCCGATCTCGACGTGCTCGGGGGTCTCGGGAAGAACGACGTCGCGGCCGGCCTCGCCGAGGTCGTCAAGGGCGGCTTCATCGCCGATGAGCGCATCCTCGAGATCATCGAGGAGGACCCCTCCGCAGTGCTCGACGTGACCAGCGAGGCGTTCCGCGAGGTCGTCGAGCGGAAGATCCGCGTCAAGGCCGAGGTCGTCTCCGAGGACCTCACCGAGCAGGGACGGCGCGAGATCCTCAACTACGGGCACACCCTCGCCCACGCCATCGAGCGCAACGAGCGCTTCCAGTGGCGCCACGGCGCGGCCGTGAGCGTCGGCATGATGTTCGCCGCCGAGCTCTCGCACCTCGCCGGCAAGCTCTCGGAGGCCGACGTGGACCGCCACCGTGCAGTCCTCACCTCGCTGGGGCTGCCCACCACCTACCGCGACCGCCAGTGGCCGAAGCTCGAGGACGCCATGAAGCGGGACAAGAAGACCCGTGCCGGGCTGCTGCGCTTCGTGGTCCTGGACCGGGTCGGGAAGGTGACCCGGATCGAGGGTCCCGATCCTGCCCTGCTGCTGTCCGCCTACGCCGCGATCACCGAGGAGTGA
- the uvrB gene encoding excinuclease ABC subunit UvrB, translated as MRPVTDLVRAEHPFEVVSEYKPSGDQPSAIADLTRRINDGEQDVVLLGATGTGKSATTAWLIEQVQRPTLIMAHNKTLAAQLASEFRDLLPHNAVEYFVSYYDYYQPEAYVPQSDTYIEKDSSINAEVERLRHSATNSLLTRRDVVVVSSVSCIYGLGTPQEYVDRMVQLSVGQDLDRDELLTRFVDMQYDRNDVSFERGTFRVRGDTVEIIPMYEELAIRIEFFGDEIDALYTLHPLTGEVIRQEEHIHIFPASHYVAGPERLTRAIGTIEVELAERLEELESQNKLLEAQRLRMRTTHDLEMLRQMGSTNGVENYSRHLDGRAPGTAPNTLMDYFPEDFLLVIDESHVTVPQIGAMYEGDRSRKRTLVDFGFRLPSALDNRPLTFSEFTERTGQTVYLSATPAEYELGRSDGHVEQIIRPTGLVDPEVVVKPIKGQIDDLREEIEKRVQRDERVLVTTLTKRMAEDLTDFLLENGVRVQYLHSDVDTLRRIELLRSLRMGEFDVLVGINLLREGLDLPEVSLVAILDADKEGFLRSRTSLIQTIGRAARNVSGQVHMYADRITDSMQSAIDETNRRREKQIAYNTENGIDPTPLRKRIADVTDMLAREDIDTDTLMATEYRSGKERVARDRARANAVDSVQGRKVDLGEDPVGALTGMIDEMTAQMHQAAESLNFEVAARIRDEVQELKKELKAVQRSS; from the coding sequence ATGCGTCCTGTCACCGATCTGGTCCGCGCCGAGCATCCCTTCGAGGTCGTCTCCGAGTACAAGCCCTCGGGCGATCAGCCGTCCGCGATCGCCGATCTCACCCGGCGGATCAACGACGGCGAGCAGGACGTGGTGCTGCTGGGCGCCACGGGCACCGGCAAGTCCGCCACCACGGCCTGGCTCATCGAGCAGGTGCAGCGTCCCACGCTGATCATGGCGCACAACAAGACCCTCGCGGCCCAGCTCGCGAGCGAGTTCCGGGACCTGCTGCCGCACAACGCGGTGGAGTACTTCGTCTCCTATTACGACTACTACCAGCCCGAGGCGTACGTCCCGCAGTCGGACACCTACATCGAGAAGGACTCCTCGATCAACGCCGAGGTGGAGCGGCTGCGGCACAGCGCCACCAACTCGCTGCTCACCCGGCGCGACGTGGTGGTCGTCTCCTCGGTCTCCTGCATCTACGGCCTGGGCACCCCGCAGGAGTACGTGGACCGGATGGTCCAGCTCAGCGTCGGCCAGGACCTGGACCGGGACGAGCTGCTGACCCGCTTCGTGGACATGCAGTACGACCGCAACGACGTCTCCTTCGAGCGCGGCACCTTCCGGGTGCGCGGCGACACCGTCGAGATCATCCCGATGTACGAGGAGCTCGCGATCCGCATCGAGTTCTTCGGCGACGAGATCGACGCGCTCTACACCCTGCACCCGCTGACGGGGGAGGTGATCCGTCAGGAGGAGCACATCCACATCTTCCCCGCCTCGCACTACGTCGCCGGTCCCGAGCGGCTCACCCGGGCGATCGGCACCATCGAGGTCGAGCTCGCCGAGCGGCTCGAGGAGCTCGAGTCCCAGAACAAGCTGCTCGAGGCGCAGCGACTGCGCATGCGCACCACCCACGACCTCGAGATGCTGCGCCAGATGGGCTCCACCAACGGCGTGGAGAACTACTCCCGCCATCTCGACGGGCGCGCTCCCGGCACCGCGCCGAACACCCTCATGGACTACTTCCCCGAGGACTTCCTGCTGGTCATCGACGAGTCCCATGTGACCGTCCCGCAGATCGGCGCGATGTACGAGGGGGACCGCTCCCGCAAGCGCACCCTGGTGGACTTCGGGTTCCGCCTTCCCTCCGCGCTCGACAACCGACCCCTGACCTTCTCGGAGTTCACCGAGCGCACGGGCCAGACGGTCTACCTCTCGGCCACCCCGGCGGAGTACGAGCTGGGCCGGTCCGACGGCCACGTCGAGCAGATCATCCGCCCCACCGGCCTCGTGGATCCGGAGGTCGTGGTCAAGCCCATCAAGGGGCAGATCGACGATCTGCGCGAGGAGATCGAGAAGCGCGTCCAGCGCGACGAGCGGGTCCTGGTCACCACGCTCACGAAGCGCATGGCGGAGGACCTCACGGACTTCCTGCTCGAGAACGGCGTGCGGGTGCAGTACCTGCACTCGGACGTCGACACCCTGCGCCGCATCGAGCTGCTGCGCTCGCTGCGGATGGGGGAGTTCGACGTGCTGGTGGGCATCAACCTCCTGCGCGAGGGACTGGACCTCCCCGAGGTGTCGCTGGTGGCGATCCTCGATGCGGACAAGGAGGGCTTCCTGCGCTCGCGCACCTCGCTGATCCAGACCATCGGCCGTGCGGCGCGCAACGTCTCCGGCCAGGTGCACATGTACGCCGACCGGATCACCGACTCGATGCAGTCCGCGATCGACGAGACCAACCGTCGCCGCGAGAAGCAGATCGCCTACAACACCGAGAACGGCATCGACCCGACCCCGCTGCGCAAGCGCATCGCGGATGTCACGGACATGCTGGCCCGCGAGGACATCGACACCGACACCCTGATGGCCACCGAGTACCGCTCGGGCAAGGAGCGGGTGGCCAGGGACCGGGCGCGGGCCAATGCGGTCGACTCCGTCCAGGGCCGCAAGGTGGATCTCGGCGAGGATCCGGTGGGCGCGCTCACCGGCATGATCGACGAGATGACCGCCCAGATGCACCAGGCGGCCGAGTCGCTGAACTTCGAGGTCGCCGCCCGGATCCGCGACGAGGTGCAGGAGCTGAAGAAGGAGCTGAAGGCGGTGCAGCGCTCGAGCTGA